From a region of the Citricoccus muralis genome:
- a CDS encoding helicase-related protein: MTEQRPDLERILSGLKPFQRATVDHVFRRLWLDEDRVDRFLVADEVGLGKTLVAKGIAARAIDHLWDEGRPITIVYICSNGQIARQNLARLRELTGGELQDNADRLTMLPATMGAGRQQRLQLIAFTPGTSLNLGQSTGKASERALLRWMLLQVLGAKEVGLSSWFTYLAATSGREGFRRAVNDPANRPDLAPELVEDFRRYLTTAPGPLGTGACLLDELLEDQEAWANQRHRPWKTRQRRNRLIGALRIAMATVSVDRLNPDLVIMDEFQRFKDLFPNLGETGTAGLTDAQRLAQRVITTERAKVLVLSATPYKMYTLPDEPDGEDHYRDFTDTIAFLTGAEKARDVTHHLGLLREGILQDTAEGQAAAEAARSQAEAALRKVMSRTERLSATPDRDGMLTERSLGPMTLEEADLEGWLAVDAIGRQVGGQDPFEYWRSAPYAPNLMDKHGYQLQEQFLTQAENNDAGLVPVLREHRSALLDWETIREYGPIDRVNAKMRVLVDDLMEHEAWRLAWMTPSLPYLEPGGAYASEQAQRFTKRLIFSSWAVVPKTVAALVSYEAERRLRAESGAAVDSSHRYGDRRTAVPLTFNWDHEKNLPRNLPNLTVLYPSVTLARLGDPLLLAAEHRWELPLERDQVLAAVEQRIGELLAGLDIHPQPGKEGVRRRWYGVVPYLLDAAYAADGSENGRLRQWLKDERGEGSLLVDHMRWASRPGGPDVVEMGEPPEDLARVLAQMALGGPGVCALRALARAEGGTRFVADPELRKAAVIASKGMRSLFNKPEIVSAVRGAVGGTADASDGEGADIDSYWNQVLRYCVDGNLQSVLDEFVHTLVESEGLSGTGVPRGGRAEALADRLAATASIRSAQNAVQDVREAGGQITVAERHLNSHVAARFGRVQSSEAAVEREATVREGYTSPFWPFVMASTSVGQEGLDFHTYSHAVVHWNLPSNPVDLEQREGRVHRYKGHAVRKNVAAVYGDRAVTADGDDPWAALFSAAEADRAEGDSLINPYWVFPVEGGAMIERYVPAMPLSREAKQYTQLRKTLGAYRFVMGQPRQEDLIQYLGEGAEKLRIDLSPPPASIPVRRTVVAETGAASPEVGAEATGAGREDRGAEDIRFDASGRVIPSGGNPALRDAFLLQLEKHNDAAGQEAVLDIIHAWDAMGGRIKYGTSKSTSCFLIWDKIDGSTIWPISITPNYLEVVFQYLAERAPFDDEDKRHELRHSFNRLEGVDIAEDRISRRPSIRQHIVAREGSAERVIEALTWFRDTVLKWERQQAQR, from the coding sequence ATGACCGAACAGCGGCCTGACTTGGAGCGGATTCTGAGCGGTCTCAAGCCCTTCCAACGGGCGACGGTCGATCACGTCTTTCGGCGCCTGTGGCTGGACGAGGACCGGGTGGACCGGTTCCTCGTGGCCGACGAGGTGGGTCTGGGCAAGACCCTGGTGGCCAAGGGCATCGCCGCCCGAGCCATCGATCACCTCTGGGACGAGGGCCGGCCCATCACCATCGTCTACATCTGCTCCAACGGGCAGATCGCCCGGCAGAACCTCGCCCGTCTCCGCGAACTCACCGGGGGAGAGCTGCAGGACAACGCCGACCGGTTGACCATGCTCCCGGCGACCATGGGTGCTGGACGGCAACAGCGGCTGCAGCTGATCGCCTTCACCCCGGGCACCTCCCTGAACCTCGGCCAATCGACCGGCAAGGCCTCCGAGCGGGCGCTGCTGCGCTGGATGCTGCTCCAGGTGCTCGGGGCGAAGGAGGTGGGATTGTCCTCCTGGTTCACCTATCTCGCGGCCACCTCGGGGCGTGAGGGTTTCCGGCGTGCGGTCAACGACCCGGCGAACCGGCCGGACCTGGCGCCGGAACTGGTGGAGGACTTCCGCCGATACCTGACCACGGCCCCCGGGCCGCTGGGGACGGGCGCCTGTCTGCTGGACGAGCTGCTCGAGGACCAGGAGGCCTGGGCGAACCAGCGCCACCGGCCGTGGAAGACCAGACAACGGCGCAACCGGCTGATCGGGGCGCTGCGGATCGCCATGGCCACGGTGTCCGTGGACCGGCTGAACCCGGACCTGGTCATCATGGACGAGTTCCAGCGGTTCAAGGACCTGTTCCCGAACCTCGGCGAGACGGGAACCGCCGGCCTCACGGATGCCCAGCGGCTGGCCCAGCGGGTCATCACCACGGAACGGGCCAAGGTCCTGGTGCTCTCCGCCACTCCGTACAAGATGTACACCCTGCCGGATGAGCCCGACGGCGAGGACCACTACCGTGACTTCACGGACACCATCGCCTTCCTGACCGGTGCCGAGAAAGCGCGGGACGTGACCCATCACCTCGGGCTGCTGCGCGAGGGCATCCTGCAGGACACCGCCGAGGGCCAGGCCGCGGCCGAGGCCGCCCGGTCCCAGGCCGAGGCCGCGCTGCGCAAGGTGATGTCCCGGACAGAGCGGCTCTCCGCCACCCCCGATCGGGACGGGATGCTCACCGAGCGAAGTCTGGGACCGATGACGCTCGAGGAGGCCGACCTCGAGGGCTGGCTGGCGGTCGATGCGATCGGGCGCCAGGTCGGAGGGCAGGACCCCTTCGAGTACTGGCGGTCCGCGCCCTACGCACCCAACCTCATGGACAAGCACGGCTACCAGCTCCAGGAACAGTTCCTCACCCAGGCAGAGAACAACGACGCCGGCCTGGTACCGGTGCTGCGCGAGCACCGGAGCGCTTTGCTGGACTGGGAGACCATCCGTGAGTACGGGCCGATCGACCGGGTGAACGCCAAGATGCGCGTGCTCGTGGATGACCTGATGGAGCACGAGGCCTGGCGGCTGGCCTGGATGACCCCGTCCCTGCCGTACCTGGAACCGGGCGGAGCCTACGCCTCGGAGCAGGCGCAGCGGTTCACCAAGCGGCTGATCTTCTCGTCCTGGGCCGTAGTGCCCAAGACGGTGGCCGCCCTGGTCAGCTACGAGGCCGAGCGGCGCCTGCGCGCAGAGTCCGGGGCCGCCGTCGACTCCTCCCACCGCTATGGCGACCGACGGACCGCCGTGCCCCTGACCTTCAACTGGGACCACGAGAAGAACCTGCCCAGGAACCTGCCGAACCTGACCGTGCTGTATCCCAGCGTGACGCTCGCCCGCCTCGGTGACCCCCTGCTGCTGGCAGCCGAGCACCGCTGGGAGCTGCCGCTCGAGCGCGACCAGGTCCTGGCCGCCGTCGAGCAACGCATCGGCGAACTGCTCGCGGGGCTGGACATCCACCCGCAGCCCGGGAAGGAGGGGGTGCGGCGCCGCTGGTACGGGGTGGTGCCGTACCTGCTCGACGCGGCGTATGCCGCCGACGGGAGCGAGAACGGGCGGCTGCGGCAGTGGCTCAAGGACGAGCGCGGTGAAGGGTCCCTCCTGGTCGATCACATGAGGTGGGCGAGCCGGCCGGGCGGACCGGACGTGGTTGAGATGGGGGAGCCGCCGGAGGACCTGGCGCGCGTGCTGGCGCAGATGGCCCTCGGAGGCCCGGGTGTCTGCGCGCTCCGAGCGCTAGCCCGGGCGGAAGGCGGCACGCGATTCGTGGCCGATCCCGAGCTGCGGAAGGCGGCGGTCATCGCCTCCAAGGGGATGCGGTCCCTGTTCAACAAACCCGAGATCGTCTCGGCCGTGCGTGGTGCCGTGGGCGGTACTGCTGACGCTTCGGACGGGGAAGGCGCGGACATCGACTCGTACTGGAACCAGGTGCTGCGGTATTGCGTGGATGGGAACCTGCAGTCGGTGCTCGATGAGTTCGTGCACACGCTGGTGGAGTCCGAGGGGCTGAGTGGCACTGGTGTGCCGCGGGGTGGGCGGGCTGAGGCTCTGGCAGACCGTCTGGCGGCGACGGCATCCATCCGGTCCGCGCAGAACGCGGTGCAGGACGTGCGCGAGGCCGGTGGACAGATCACGGTGGCGGAACGGCACCTGAACTCCCACGTTGCCGCCCGCTTTGGACGGGTGCAGTCCTCTGAGGCAGCCGTGGAGCGAGAAGCCACTGTGCGCGAGGGCTACACGTCGCCGTTCTGGCCGTTCGTCATGGCCAGCACCTCGGTGGGGCAGGAGGGGCTGGACTTCCACACCTACAGCCACGCGGTGGTGCACTGGAACCTGCCGAGCAACCCCGTGGACCTGGAACAGCGTGAAGGCCGCGTGCACCGGTACAAGGGCCATGCCGTGCGCAAGAACGTGGCGGCCGTCTACGGGGACCGCGCCGTGACTGCGGATGGTGATGATCCATGGGCTGCTCTCTTCTCGGCTGCCGAGGCGGACCGTGCCGAGGGTGATTCCCTGATCAACCCGTACTGGGTGTTCCCCGTGGAGGGCGGGGCGATGATCGAACGGTACGTCCCCGCGATGCCGCTGAGCCGGGAGGCCAAGCAGTACACGCAGCTGCGCAAGACCCTCGGGGCCTACCGGTTCGTGATGGGGCAGCCGCGGCAGGAAGACCTCATTCAGTATCTGGGAGAGGGAGCGGAGAAGTTGCGGATCGACCTCAGCCCGCCGCCGGCGAGTATTCCGGTGCGAAGGACCGTTGTGGCGGAGACCGGAGCGGCATCTCCTGAGGTTGGCGCCGAGGCTACGGGCGCTGGTCGAGAAGACCGGGGTGCTGAGGACATCCGATTCGATGCCTCGGGGCGAGTGATTCCGAGCGGTGGCAACCCGGCGTTACGGGATGCCTTCTTACTGCAGTTGGAGAAGCACAACGACGCCGCCGGACAAGAAGCCGTGCTGGACATCATCCACGCGTGGGATGCGATGGGCGGTCGGATCAAGTACGGCACATCCAAGTCGACCTCATGCTTCCTTATCTGGGACAAGATCGACGGCTCGACGATCTGGCCGATCAGCATCACACCGAACTATCTAGAGGTGGTATTCCAGTACCTGGCAGAGAGGGCACCCTTTGACGATGAAGACAAGCGTCACGAGTTGCGCCACAGTTTCAACCGACTGGAGGGCGTGGACATCGCCGAGGATCGCATCTCCCGGCGCCCCAGCATCCGCCAGCACATCGTCGCCCGTGAAGGTAGCGCGGAACGGGTGATCGAGGCGCTGACCTGGTTCCGTGACACCGTGCTGAAGTGGGAGCGGCAACAAGCTCAGCGTTGA
- a CDS encoding restriction endonuclease subunit S, with protein sequence MNHVKVEDISVQVRGVSYNKSEVRTAPAEGYSALLRGGNIGAHGLILEDLQYVPIEKVSEKQKLRNGDVVLVASSGSLDAVGKAAAIDDSFAGTFGAFCKVLRPSSKVDQRYFAHYFKTSRYRRTVSSLAAGANINNLKNEHLNELEFPLPTLSEQRRIADILDKADALRTKRRESIGHLDALTQSIFHEMSAGSTAPKRVLGEVASFHAGGTLPDGEVFVGQPGGYLLARVSDMNRPGNESNLVRTAEWTPEIRTRGSLCPAGGVVFPKRGASIATNKKRLAVRPTVLDPNLMGVAPGPLLDSTYLLTWFSGFDLASISSGSSVPQLNKKDLAPLELPVPNLERQLEFAGRVAAIERLKATHRAQLAELDNLLLSLQDRAYKGHL encoded by the coding sequence ATGAATCACGTAAAAGTCGAAGATATCAGTGTTCAAGTACGCGGAGTGTCCTACAACAAATCGGAAGTTCGGACGGCGCCAGCAGAGGGCTACTCCGCGCTTTTGCGTGGAGGCAACATCGGTGCCCACGGACTGATTCTTGAGGACCTTCAGTATGTACCAATTGAAAAGGTTTCGGAGAAGCAGAAACTTAGAAATGGCGACGTCGTCCTAGTGGCGTCCAGCGGCAGCCTGGACGCGGTGGGAAAAGCAGCTGCCATCGATGATTCATTCGCTGGAACCTTCGGAGCCTTCTGCAAAGTACTGCGACCTTCCTCGAAGGTGGACCAGCGGTATTTCGCCCATTACTTCAAGACGTCGCGCTATCGACGCACCGTGTCCTCACTGGCGGCGGGCGCAAACATCAACAATCTAAAGAACGAGCATCTCAATGAACTTGAATTTCCTCTACCAACGCTAAGTGAGCAGCGTCGCATCGCCGACATCCTCGACAAGGCCGATGCTCTGCGGACCAAGCGCCGTGAATCCATCGGCCACCTCGACGCCCTCACCCAGTCCATCTTCCACGAGATGTCTGCTGGATCCACCGCCCCCAAACGTGTACTTGGCGAGGTCGCAAGCTTTCATGCGGGCGGTACCCTTCCAGACGGTGAAGTGTTCGTAGGACAACCCGGTGGATACCTCCTCGCTAGGGTGTCCGACATGAACCGACCGGGAAATGAATCCAATTTGGTTCGGACCGCCGAATGGACACCGGAGATCCGGACCCGAGGGTCTCTTTGCCCTGCAGGCGGCGTGGTATTCCCTAAGCGTGGAGCCTCGATTGCAACTAACAAGAAACGCTTGGCCGTTCGGCCTACTGTGCTGGATCCGAACCTAATGGGGGTAGCTCCCGGTCCCCTGCTTGATTCCACATACTTACTTACCTGGTTCTCCGGCTTCGATTTGGCTTCGATTTCAAGCGGTAGTTCTGTGCCTCAATTGAACAAGAAGGATCTTGCGCCCTTAGAGCTCCCCGTGCCCAACCTCGAACGACAGCTGGAGTTTGCGGGCCGGGTTGCTGCAATCGAACGCCTAAAGGCGACTCACCGCGCCCAGCTAGCCGAACTCGACAATCTCCTCCTGTCCCTACAGGACCGGGCGTACAAGGGGCATCTGTGA
- a CDS encoding type I restriction-modification system subunit M yields the protein MITGELKSQVDSVWNAFWSGGISNPLEVIEQITYLLFLKRLDDAQTAAERKAARTGEHLEHPIFPDGTDQFGRSYQDLRWSKFKNFDKTEMFTVFSESIFPFLREELTRQSDGGDSSYSHHMKDARFTITKDHLLQKAVDLIDRIPMEDRDTKGDLYEYMLSKIATAGTNGQFRTPRHIIKLLVEMRDPKPMEAICDPASGTCGFLMATGEHLREHNPDLMFDPTQRAFFNNDQFHGFDFDSTMLRIGAMNLLLHGIENPVIENRDSLADLHSADEEKYDVVLANPPFAGSLDYENTSKELLKVVKTKKTELLFLALFLRLLKPGGRAAVVVPDGVLFGSSNAHKQLRKELVENQLLEAVIKLPSGVFKPYAGVSTAVLFFTRTDSGGTGDVWFYDVASDGFSLDDKRTPLESSDLPDVLERWRALRGEFGEERSTVELSRARTERSFVVPRAEITGNGYDLSINRYKEIEYDEVEHRTPADIIADIERLDQEVVENLAELKRLLA from the coding sequence GTGATTACCGGTGAACTGAAGTCCCAAGTCGACAGCGTCTGGAACGCATTCTGGTCCGGGGGCATCTCCAACCCGCTGGAGGTGATCGAGCAGATCACGTACCTGCTCTTCCTCAAGCGCCTGGACGACGCGCAGACCGCCGCCGAGCGCAAGGCCGCCCGCACGGGCGAGCACCTCGAACACCCGATCTTTCCCGACGGCACGGACCAGTTCGGCCGCTCCTACCAAGACCTGCGCTGGTCGAAGTTCAAGAACTTCGACAAGACTGAAATGTTCACGGTCTTCAGCGAAAGCATCTTCCCCTTCCTGCGCGAGGAGCTCACCCGCCAGTCCGACGGCGGCGACTCCTCCTACAGCCACCACATGAAGGACGCGCGCTTCACCATCACCAAGGACCACCTGCTGCAGAAGGCAGTGGACCTAATTGACCGCATCCCGATGGAGGACCGCGACACCAAGGGTGACCTCTACGAGTACATGCTCTCCAAGATCGCCACCGCCGGCACCAACGGCCAGTTCCGCACTCCGCGGCACATCATCAAGCTCCTCGTGGAGATGCGGGACCCGAAACCGATGGAGGCGATCTGTGACCCGGCCTCTGGCACCTGCGGCTTCCTCATGGCCACGGGCGAACACCTCCGCGAGCACAACCCGGACCTGATGTTCGACCCGACCCAGAGGGCGTTCTTCAACAACGACCAGTTCCACGGCTTCGACTTCGACTCCACGATGCTGCGCATCGGCGCCATGAACCTGCTGTTGCACGGCATCGAGAATCCGGTCATCGAGAACCGCGACTCCCTGGCCGACCTACATTCGGCCGACGAGGAGAAGTACGACGTCGTCCTGGCCAACCCGCCCTTCGCCGGCAGCCTGGACTACGAGAACACCTCCAAAGAACTGCTCAAGGTCGTCAAGACCAAGAAGACCGAGCTGTTGTTCCTGGCGCTGTTCCTGCGTCTGCTCAAGCCTGGTGGCCGTGCCGCCGTGGTCGTGCCCGACGGTGTGCTCTTCGGCTCCTCGAACGCGCACAAGCAGCTGCGCAAGGAGCTGGTGGAGAACCAGCTGCTGGAAGCCGTGATCAAGCTGCCGTCCGGAGTGTTCAAGCCCTACGCGGGCGTATCCACCGCAGTGTTGTTCTTCACCCGCACCGACTCCGGTGGCACGGGAGACGTCTGGTTCTACGACGTGGCCTCCGACGGCTTCAGTCTGGACGATAAGCGCACCCCGCTCGAGAGTTCCGACCTGCCCGATGTTTTGGAGCGTTGGCGTGCCCTTCGTGGTGAATTCGGGGAGGAACGATCGACGGTGGAACTCAGTCGGGCACGCACCGAACGGTCGTTCGTGGTCCCGAGGGCTGAGATCACGGGGAATGGGTACGACCTGTCGATCAACAGATACAAGGAAATCGAATATGACGAGGTCGAACACCGCACCCCGGCGGACATTATCGCCGACATCGAGCGGCTCGACCAGGAAGTCGTCGAAAATCTCGCGGAGCTAAAGAGGCTCCTCGCATGA
- a CDS encoding phospholipase D-like domain-containing protein gives MLHPESTVLLTDALRPPVGFRLDHAVVTTYTLNLTALLIAPMTFSLGDVDSADALAAGDPVRLLDAVQRHVEHTTVFVQTAGIHVPASHSRIHTFLEDSIHEVLPPNEGHLFHPKLWAVRFADDAGALHHRVIVASRNLTLDNSWDTVLVLDEDPDGTIPAAPAADAVAALPTMALDPLPEARAAAVADLARTLRAVTLAAPEPFTGGSLLPLGLDDDRPWPFSADPERVLAISPFVSAETLKSIRGTSSEAILVSRAEAMDLLGRRQLDGWSTRVLHRAAEEGDDDQSSLRAVDEFTAITDTPDGADESGAVAVIRLDGLHAKTVVLDLPGGQSMVVTGSANLTGQAWSGGMEMNAVLTGPTATCGVHAVLGQGRESLGLDAILQPYTPQHEAGTTDPAIATSYRLEQFHRELARQRPELVVTELDEDRVEARLSLTMPDDGPGQTRVWLTTVPAQVRDLAPEQSWEVAPVNVTPYLAVETTAGEGEGRVTRRCILMMRLRGDTADRRGAVLAALLSNQSAVLRYLALLLGLDPLQAESAPLEDVMTVTEQLDAAGDGGAGPQLPPIVLFEPLVRAAGRDPQAMASVARQVAELREMPGAQDLVAPEFLQMWDVVLRVAQKRGQS, from the coding sequence ATGCTGCACCCGGAGTCCACCGTCCTGCTCACCGACGCGTTGCGCCCGCCCGTCGGATTCCGCCTCGACCACGCTGTTGTCACCACCTACACCCTGAACCTCACGGCCCTGCTCATCGCGCCGATGACCTTCTCCCTCGGGGACGTGGACAGCGCTGACGCCCTCGCCGCCGGGGACCCCGTCCGGCTTCTCGACGCCGTACAGCGCCACGTGGAGCACACCACCGTCTTCGTCCAGACCGCCGGCATCCACGTCCCCGCCAGCCACAGCCGAATCCACACCTTCCTCGAGGACAGCATCCACGAGGTGCTGCCGCCCAACGAGGGCCACCTCTTCCACCCCAAGCTGTGGGCCGTGCGCTTCGCCGACGACGCCGGCGCCCTCCACCACCGCGTCATCGTCGCCAGCCGTAACCTCACCCTGGACAATTCCTGGGACACCGTTCTGGTCCTGGACGAGGACCCAGACGGAACCATCCCCGCGGCGCCCGCCGCCGATGCCGTCGCGGCCCTGCCCACCATGGCACTGGACCCGCTCCCGGAGGCCCGGGCGGCCGCCGTCGCCGATCTGGCCCGTACCCTGCGGGCAGTCACGCTCGCCGCACCCGAACCGTTCACCGGCGGCAGCCTGCTCCCGCTGGGGCTGGACGATGACCGGCCCTGGCCCTTCTCGGCGGACCCGGAGCGGGTGCTGGCCATCAGCCCCTTCGTGTCCGCCGAGACGTTGAAATCCATCCGCGGCACCAGTTCCGAGGCCATCCTCGTCTCCCGGGCCGAGGCCATGGACCTGCTCGGCCGGCGCCAACTCGACGGCTGGTCCACGAGGGTGCTGCACCGCGCCGCCGAGGAGGGCGACGACGATCAGTCCAGCCTGCGAGCTGTGGACGAGTTCACCGCCATCACGGATACCCCCGACGGCGCGGACGAGAGCGGCGCCGTCGCGGTGATCCGCCTGGACGGGCTGCACGCGAAGACGGTGGTCCTCGACCTGCCGGGCGGGCAGTCCATGGTGGTCACCGGCAGCGCCAACCTGACCGGCCAAGCGTGGAGCGGTGGGATGGAAATGAACGCGGTGCTCACCGGTCCCACCGCCACGTGCGGCGTCCACGCGGTGCTGGGCCAGGGCCGGGAGAGCCTCGGCCTGGACGCCATCCTGCAGCCCTACACGCCGCAGCACGAGGCCGGTACCACCGATCCCGCGATCGCCACCAGCTACCGGCTCGAGCAGTTCCACCGGGAGCTGGCGCGGCAACGGCCCGAGCTGGTGGTCACCGAGCTGGATGAGGACCGGGTGGAAGCTCGGCTGAGCCTGACCATGCCCGACGACGGCCCCGGCCAGACCCGCGTCTGGCTCACCACGGTGCCCGCTCAGGTCCGGGACCTGGCGCCCGAGCAGAGCTGGGAGGTGGCCCCGGTCAACGTGACCCCGTACCTGGCCGTGGAGACCACGGCCGGCGAGGGCGAGGGGCGGGTGACCCGCCGCTGCATCCTGATGATGCGGCTGCGGGGCGATACCGCGGACCGCCGCGGTGCGGTGCTGGCTGCGCTCCTCTCCAACCAGTCCGCCGTCCTGCGGTACCTGGCCCTGCTGCTGGGCCTGGACCCGCTGCAGGCCGAGTCAGCACCGTTGGAGGATGTGATGACGGTGACCGAGCAACTGGATGCGGCAGGTGACGGAGGTGCAGGGCCACAGCTGCCGCCGATCGTGCTCTTCGAACCGCTGGTCCGGGCCGCCGGACGGGACCCGCAGGCGATGGCGTCCGTGGCTCGGCAGGTCGCCGAACTGCGGGAGATGCCCGGTGCACAGGACCTGGTCGCACCAGAGTTCCTGCAGATGTGGGACGTGGTGCTGCGGGTGGCGCAGAAGCGGGGGCAATCATGA
- a CDS encoding DUF6361 family protein has product MTSTFGWLAIDPKQRRRMMEAVDQFRDETTLDDLGFGAIRDAFSNTLFPGVSSIQTRLRYVLFIPWLLQEASHRDTVGRMQSQFREAEFRLITALQSGKETVGVIGRDAGRTLQRLPSEIYWVAIGRWGLVESGFSARRYFERELLRREELKATPRADDPDVPIRLTPTGLDPRLPPPPEHLLRETTFALRPEDARYLREAITRTAAGSLFAHLVTHRPENWTDETNQPAGVGDPAIRQGLPPELEALVDRATKFALYAQGANLLYNLLVAEATHKTDQHGSALEEVYTQRLGEWFTEVQDVKPLHARDRELIWQTVIHSGRRLSATTKDFVGTWADAVANARAAADLIGNHQLRCKIVGREREKKGPRARLTPGNQLALDAWGGASGTGRFDYLWTNARRHLQDLYDAEETA; this is encoded by the coding sequence ATGACCTCCACCTTCGGCTGGCTCGCCATCGACCCGAAACAAAGGCGCCGCATGATGGAGGCCGTGGATCAGTTCCGGGATGAGACGACCCTGGACGATCTGGGGTTTGGTGCGATCCGGGATGCCTTCTCGAATACCCTGTTCCCCGGGGTCTCCTCGATCCAGACCCGGCTCCGGTACGTGTTGTTCATCCCGTGGCTGCTGCAGGAGGCCAGCCATCGGGACACCGTGGGACGCATGCAGTCGCAGTTCCGCGAGGCCGAATTCCGGCTCATCACCGCACTCCAGAGCGGCAAGGAAACCGTCGGCGTCATCGGGCGCGATGCCGGCCGCACGCTGCAGCGGCTCCCCAGCGAGATCTACTGGGTCGCGATCGGCCGGTGGGGCCTCGTTGAGTCCGGCTTCTCCGCCCGTCGATACTTCGAACGCGAACTGCTGCGCCGTGAGGAGCTCAAGGCCACCCCTCGCGCCGACGATCCCGACGTGCCGATCCGGCTGACGCCCACCGGGCTCGACCCGCGCTTGCCACCCCCACCCGAGCATCTGCTGCGGGAGACCACCTTCGCCCTCCGCCCCGAGGACGCCCGCTACCTGCGGGAGGCCATCACCCGCACCGCGGCCGGCTCCCTGTTCGCCCACCTCGTCACCCACCGTCCGGAGAACTGGACGGACGAAACCAACCAGCCGGCCGGCGTCGGGGATCCAGCCATCCGGCAAGGACTCCCGCCCGAGCTGGAGGCCCTCGTGGACCGCGCCACCAAGTTCGCCCTCTACGCCCAGGGAGCGAACCTGCTCTACAACCTCCTGGTCGCCGAGGCCACGCACAAGACCGACCAACACGGTTCCGCCCTGGAGGAGGTCTACACCCAGCGACTCGGAGAATGGTTCACGGAGGTTCAGGATGTCAAACCCCTGCACGCCCGGGACCGGGAGCTGATCTGGCAGACGGTCATCCACAGCGGCCGGCGGCTATCCGCAACCACCAAGGACTTCGTCGGCACCTGGGCGGACGCCGTCGCGAACGCCCGAGCCGCGGCCGACCTCATTGGCAACCATCAGCTCCGCTGCAAGATCGTTGGCCGCGAGCGGGAGAAGAAGGGCCCTCGCGCCCGGCTCACCCCGGGCAATCAACTTGCCCTCGATGCCTGGGGCGGCGCCAGCGGCACAGGTCGCTTCGACTACCTGTGGACCAACGCCCGCCGCCACCTGCAGGACCTCTACGACGCGGAGGAGACCGCCTGA
- a CDS encoding restriction endonuclease has product MTADAAEPLESKVPIWPHFVQHVLTALSDGDTLHRRDIVGRAIDIAGLSEAARAETLSSGGLRSEQRLGWAISNLFKAGFIERPLRANYRITEVGRTWFAEHPEGIGSFSEANHLFAPYWPHVQKDAAAVMPEASLPDAADPIEQIEAGINRITTDVGDSLLVRLRDSHPDFFEEAVVRLLLAMGYGGAEQQGRRIGGSGDGGVDGVIDQDALGLEQVYVQAKRYAEGNNVGRETIQAFIGALHGFGAGRGVFITTSTFTQNARDYAKSIPTRVILIDGQRLVSLMIKYRVGVQVEQSYDVVGIDEDFFE; this is encoded by the coding sequence ATGACCGCGGACGCAGCCGAGCCACTCGAGTCCAAGGTGCCGATCTGGCCCCACTTCGTGCAGCACGTGTTGACGGCACTGTCCGACGGGGACACATTGCATCGCCGCGACATCGTCGGACGGGCCATCGACATCGCTGGCCTTTCGGAAGCTGCGCGGGCCGAGACGCTCAGCTCGGGCGGCCTGCGGTCGGAACAGCGCCTCGGCTGGGCCATTAGCAACCTGTTTAAGGCCGGCTTCATCGAACGCCCTCTCCGGGCCAACTACCGCATCACCGAGGTGGGCCGGACGTGGTTCGCTGAGCATCCGGAAGGCATCGGTAGCTTTTCCGAGGCCAACCATCTCTTCGCGCCCTACTGGCCACATGTACAGAAGGACGCTGCCGCCGTCATGCCGGAGGCATCCCTGCCGGACGCTGCCGACCCGATCGAGCAGATCGAGGCCGGCATCAACCGCATCACGACTGACGTCGGTGACTCTCTTCTAGTGAGGTTGAGAGACAGCCACCCGGACTTCTTCGAGGAAGCGGTCGTCCGGTTGCTGCTGGCCATGGGCTATGGCGGGGCCGAACAGCAAGGGCGACGCATCGGCGGTTCGGGCGATGGGGGTGTGGACGGGGTTATCGACCAGGACGCACTGGGCCTTGAACAGGTCTATGTGCAGGCCAAGCGCTATGCCGAGGGCAATAACGTCGGCCGCGAGACCATCCAGGCGTTCATCGGCGCGCTGCACGGGTTCGGGGCCGGCCGGGGCGTCTTCATCACTACCAGCACGTTCACTCAGAACGCCCGCGACTATGCGAAGAGCATCCCGACTAGGGTGATCCTGATTGATGGTCAGCGTCTGGTTTCGCTGATGATCAAGTATCGCGTTGGTGTCCAGGTGGAGCAGAGCTACGACGTGGTGGGCATCGACGAGGACTTCTTCGAATAG